A window of Rhinatrema bivittatum chromosome 2, aRhiBiv1.1, whole genome shotgun sequence contains these coding sequences:
- the LOC115083677 gene encoding oocyte zinc finger protein XlCOF6-like: protein MQEEKREENREEHPIVLTFTARQSGNVCENLSQGTEGADISQSQQESEKKQRNPTGDSVDGVTACEGSDREFTDIPEHQRDLRAEKPFQSNNSDQMTSDLHQREDKRRKSFHCDTCGKTFDRKCHFVLHQKTHTGARPFACSQCEKCFKQKGTLKLHQRIHTQGNTFSCIECKKTFSYRESLVIHQRTHTGKKNFHCPQDGESYSSESGENIIQTQDLIINQKTQREEEICMSTDGDRKFNQKENFTEQLKFQPGERAYSSSECSKMLCYEKVFSRDGKTHCHERPLSCIQAEQCLNRKTDNSQQKKISQVESQFICTECGKSFRHKCNLTVHQRIHTGLKPFPCSECDKNFRTKGELKLHERVHTGVKPFTCTECGKSFRRKCNFIIHQRIHTGLKPFPCSECDKSFKTKVGMRNHQKIHTGEKPFTCTECGKSFSQQGHFKNHQRIHSGEKPFTCIGCGKSFRHKYNLTIHQRIHTGLKPFPCSECNKSFRHKCNLTIHQRIHTGLKPFRCVCDKNFRTKGELKLHERVHTGVKPFPCSECDKCFRTKGGMRSHQKIHIKKPFTCSECHKRFKKKGEIKSHQKIHTEEKPFTCSECDKCFKTKGEMRRHQKIHTGEKPFTCAECGKSFSQQGHLQSHQRIHSGEKPFTCIECGKSFSQKISLIGHQRIHTGVKPFPCSECDTFFRTKGVLEIHKRIHTGEKPFTCSECDKCFRTKGDMRSHQKIHTGEKPFTCCECDKCFRTKGEMRSHQKIHTGEKPFTCSECDKCFRTKGDMKSHQKIHTGEKPFTCIECGKSFSQKGHFKYHQRIHTGEKPFTCSECGESFHQKRYLTCHQKVHTGVKPNPSTF from the coding sequence AtgcaggaagagaagagggaggagaatcgagaagaacacCCTATAGTATTGACATTTACAGCAAGACAATCAGGAAATGTCTGTGAGAATCTTTCCCAGGGGACTGAGGGGGCAGACATTAGCCAAAGTCAGCAGGAATCAGAGAAGAAGCAGCGAAACCCTACAGGAGACTCAGTGGATGGAGTCACTGCTTGTGAGGGAAGTGACAGGGAGTTCACAGACATCCCTGAGCACCAGAGAGACCTGAGAGCAGAGAAACCCTTccagagtaataacagtgatcaaatgacttctgacctcCACCAGCGAGAAGACAAAAGGAGGAAATCCTTTCACTGTGACACTTGTGGGAAAACCTTtgataggaaatgtcattttgtattGCACCAGAAAACCCACACAGGAGCGAGACCTTTTGCGTGCTCTCAGTGtgaaaaatgtttcaaacagAAGGGAACCCTGAaattacaccagagaatccacactcaAGGGAATACTTTCAGTTGTATTGAATGTAAGAAAACCTTTTCTTACAGGGAATCCTTAGTAATACACCAAAGAACGCACACAGGTAAAAAAAACTTTCATTGCCCTCAAGATGGGGAATCTTACAGCTCTGAAAGTGGAGAAAACATCATTCAAACACAAGACCTAATAATAAATCAAAAAAcacagagagaagaagaaatatGCATGTCTACTGATGGTGACAGAAAGTTCAATCAGAAAGAAAACTTCACAGAACAACTAAAATTCCAACCTGGAGAGAGAGCATATTCAAGTAGTGAATGCAGTAAAATGTTATGTTATGAGAAAGTCTTTTCAAGAGATGGAAAAACACATTGTcatgagagaccattgtcttgcaTCCAGGCTGAACAATGCTTGAATAGGAAGACGGACAATTCACAGCAGAAGAAAATCTCCCAAGTAGAAAGTCAATttatatgtactgagtgtggtaaaagctttaggcATAAGTGCAACCTGACAgtccaccagagaatccatactggattGAAACCATTTCCATGCTCTGAGTGTGATAAAAACTTTAGGACAAAGGGAGAACTGAAACTCCATGAAAGAGTCCACACTGGAgtcaaaccatttacatgtactgagtgtggtaaaagcttcaggcgGAAGTGCAACTTCAtaatccaccagagaatccatactggattgaaaccatttccatgctctgagtgtgataaaagctttaaGACTAAGGTAGGGATGAGAAaccatcagaaaatccacacaggagaaaagccatttacctgtaccgaatgtggtaaaagcttcagtcagcAAGGGCACTTCAAAAATCATCAGAGAATTCAttcaggagagaaaccatttacatgtattgggtgtggtaaaagctttaggcATAAATACAATCTGAcaatccaccagagaatccatactggattaaaaccatttccatgttctgaGTGTAATAAAAGCTTTAGGCATAAGTGCAACCTGAcaatccaccagagaatccatactggattGAAACCATTTCGATGTGTGTGTGATAAAAACTTTAGAACAAAGGGAGAACTGAAACTCCATGAAAGAGTTCACACTGGAGTCaaaccatttccatgttctgaGTGTGATAAATGTTTTAGGACTAAGGGAGGAATGAGAAGCCATCAGAAAATCCACATaaagaagccatttacatgctcTGAGTGTCATAAACGctttaaaaaaaagggagaaatcaaaagccatcagaaaatccacacagaagAGAAACCTTTTACATGCTCTGAGTGTGATAAATGCTTTAAGACTAAGGGAGAAATGAGACgccatcagaaaatccacaccggagagaaaccatttacatgtgccgaatgtggtaaaagcttcagtcagcAAGGGCACCTGCAAAGCCATCAGAGGATACAttcaggagagaaaccatttacatgtattgagtgtggtaaaagcttcagtcagaagaTATCTCTCATAgggcatcagagaatccacactggagtcaaaccatttccatgttctgaGTGTGATACATTTTTTAGGACAAAAGGAGTACTCGAAATCCAtaagagaatccatactggagagaaaccatttacatgctcCGAGTGTGATAAATGCTTTAGGACTAAGGGAGACATGAGAAgccatcagaaaatccacactggagagaaaccatttacgtGCTGTGAGTGTGATAAATGCTTTCGGACTAAGGGAGAAATGAGAAgccatcagaaaatccacaccggagagaaaccatttacgtGCTCTGAGTGTGATAAATGCTTTAGGACTAAGGGAGACATGAAGAgccatcagaaaatccacacaggagagaaaccatttacatgtattgaatgtggtaaaagcttcagtcagaaaGGACACTTCAAATACCATCAGAGAATtcatacaggagagaaaccatttacttgTAGTGAGTGTGGGGAAAGTTTTCATCAGAAAAGATACCTCACATGTCATCAGAAAGTCCACACTGGAGTGAAACCAAATCCTAGTACTTTTTGA